One genomic region from Arthrobacter sp. FB24 encodes:
- a CDS encoding DUF2231 domain-containing protein, which yields MPGLHLRKDRWGGLSRFRRLMRRIEQLEALDPAVRAAEPKAGRLVQNRHLRSFFHGDATGLPVHGVLTDLPFGAWFMAMFLDLYPDEGTQRAATRLMGLGVISAVPTALSGWAEWALADRGTQRVGIVHAGLNAAAVLIFAGSWAARLRGRRRLGVGLARFGALVVIAGAFLGGYMGSTRRGA from the coding sequence TTGCCAGGACTTCACCTGCGGAAGGACAGATGGGGCGGGCTCAGCCGGTTCCGCCGGCTGATGCGCCGGATTGAACAGCTGGAGGCCCTTGACCCTGCCGTCCGTGCGGCCGAGCCGAAGGCCGGCCGCCTGGTCCAAAACAGGCATCTTCGCAGCTTCTTCCACGGCGACGCAACCGGTCTACCGGTCCACGGCGTCCTTACCGATCTGCCTTTCGGCGCATGGTTCATGGCCATGTTCCTCGACCTGTACCCGGATGAAGGGACCCAGCGGGCGGCAACCCGCCTGATGGGCCTCGGCGTCATCTCAGCAGTGCCCACCGCGCTGTCGGGATGGGCCGAGTGGGCTTTGGCCGACCGGGGAACGCAGCGGGTTGGCATCGTCCATGCGGGCTTGAACGCCGCGGCCGTGCTGATCTTCGCCGGATCCTGGGCTGCGCGGCTCCGGGGCAGGCGCAGGCTCGGCGTCGGGCTGGCGAGGTTCGGGGCACTCGTGGTTATCGCCGGCGCTTTCCTCGGCGGATATATGGGCAGCACCCGCAGGGGAGCGTAG
- a CDS encoding amino acid permease → MTVPTLTGRPPAAARRPGLAAQLLRRKPIGQMVSEAENGHGGTKLVRSFGVLQLTMISVGATLGTGILVILGESVPLAGPAIWISFAIAGLAALLSAVSYAEMAGLVPVAGSSYSYTYATMGEGMAWICGWCLVLEYAVSVAAVAVGAGQYVNETLAVFGQVLPDAVSQPPGDGGIMNIPAMVIVVLATILLVRGARESAWINTAIVVVKVAILLFFCAVAFTAFNAGNFEPLLPMGAAGVSAAASTVFFSYIGFDAASTAGEEARNPKRDLPRAIMLSMVIVTTIYVLVAVAAIGARPWGWFDGTEAALVKILEETTGQPWIALVFAVGAVLAIASIVLTVLYGQTRILLSMSRDGLIPRIFGRVSSRTGTPVAGTVIVGVLVALTAGLVPLGDLADATSIGTLFAFALVNVAVIYLRRNRPELKRTFRVPLFPLTPILGALMCAYLMANLGADTWAVFGIWMLVGLAAYFGYGRKNSRVAALGHEEYRELSGPQASTLSTPEPTKADLS, encoded by the coding sequence ATGACTGTGCCTACACTTACCGGCCGGCCGCCGGCAGCTGCCCGCCGTCCGGGCCTTGCCGCGCAGTTGCTGCGCCGCAAGCCGATCGGCCAGATGGTCAGCGAAGCTGAAAACGGCCACGGCGGGACCAAGCTGGTCCGCAGCTTCGGAGTCCTGCAGCTGACCATGATCAGCGTGGGCGCCACGCTGGGAACCGGCATCCTGGTCATCCTCGGCGAATCGGTGCCGCTGGCCGGACCGGCCATCTGGATTTCGTTCGCCATCGCCGGCCTGGCCGCCCTGCTCTCCGCCGTCTCCTACGCCGAGATGGCCGGCCTGGTCCCGGTGGCAGGATCCAGCTACTCCTATACCTACGCCACCATGGGCGAAGGCATGGCCTGGATCTGCGGCTGGTGCCTGGTGCTGGAGTATGCAGTGTCCGTGGCCGCTGTGGCCGTCGGCGCCGGCCAGTACGTGAACGAAACCCTGGCAGTCTTCGGGCAGGTCCTGCCGGACGCCGTTTCGCAGCCGCCCGGCGACGGCGGCATCATGAACATCCCGGCCATGGTCATTGTGGTCCTGGCCACCATCCTGCTGGTCCGCGGCGCCCGGGAAAGCGCCTGGATCAACACCGCGATCGTGGTGGTCAAGGTGGCAATCCTCCTCTTCTTCTGTGCCGTGGCCTTTACGGCCTTCAACGCAGGCAACTTCGAACCGCTCCTGCCGATGGGCGCCGCCGGTGTCTCCGCCGCTGCCTCCACGGTGTTCTTCTCCTACATCGGCTTCGACGCCGCCTCCACCGCCGGTGAGGAAGCCCGCAACCCCAAACGGGACCTGCCGCGCGCCATCATGCTCTCCATGGTCATCGTCACCACCATCTACGTCCTCGTGGCTGTCGCCGCCATCGGCGCCCGTCCCTGGGGCTGGTTCGACGGCACCGAGGCAGCGCTCGTCAAGATCCTGGAAGAGACCACCGGGCAGCCCTGGATCGCGCTGGTCTTCGCCGTCGGCGCCGTCCTGGCCATCGCCAGCATCGTCCTGACAGTCCTATACGGCCAGACCCGCATCCTGCTCTCCATGTCCCGCGACGGCCTCATCCCCAGGATCTTCGGACGCGTCTCCTCCCGAACCGGAACCCCGGTTGCCGGGACCGTAATCGTGGGCGTCCTCGTGGCCCTCACCGCCGGGCTGGTACCGCTTGGCGACCTCGCGGACGCCACCAGCATCGGAACGCTGTTCGCTTTTGCCCTGGTCAACGTGGCCGTCATCTACCTGCGCCGCAACCGGCCCGAACTGAAGCGCACCTTCCGCGTGCCGCTGTTCCCGCTGACGCCCATCCTCGGTGCCCTCATGTGCGCCTACCTCATGGCCAACCTCGGCGCCGACACCTGGGCGGTGTTCGGCATCTGGATGCTGGTGGGCCTGGCCGCCTACTTCGGCTACGGCCGGAAGAACTCCAGGGTGGCGGCGCTGGGCCACGAGGAATACCGTGAACTGAGCGGGCCCCAAGCTTCAACACTGTCCACCCCCGAACCGACGAAGGCAGACCTCTCATGA
- the purU gene encoding formyltetrahydrofolate deformylase, which yields MTEDQLSSAYVLTLSCPDRPGIVHAVAGALLVAGCNITDSQQYGSQTTGTFFMRVEVTTAASQSDVHAALEPVAVAFGMQWSLNPAGRKVRTLLMASKSAHCLNDLLFLQRSGTLPIEIPAIVSNHEDLAGLAEFYGIPFHYIPVTADTKVQAEDQLRKIIAEEDVELTVLARYMQILSNELCTELTGKAINIHHSFLPSFKGAKPYHQAHARGVKLIGATAHYVTAALDEGPIIEQEVIRVDHRRTAEQFVQMGRDVEGRTLAQAVQWHAEHRVLLDGNRTVVFN from the coding sequence GTGACTGAAGACCAGCTTTCCTCCGCCTACGTACTGACCCTCTCCTGCCCTGACCGGCCCGGCATCGTGCACGCCGTAGCGGGCGCGCTGCTTGTGGCCGGCTGCAACATTACGGACTCTCAGCAGTACGGCAGCCAGACCACCGGCACGTTCTTCATGCGGGTGGAGGTCACTACTGCGGCTTCGCAGTCAGACGTTCACGCTGCGCTGGAGCCGGTGGCCGTGGCCTTCGGCATGCAGTGGAGCCTGAACCCCGCGGGCCGGAAGGTCCGCACACTGCTGATGGCCAGCAAGTCCGCGCACTGCCTCAATGACCTGCTGTTCCTCCAGCGCTCCGGCACGCTCCCCATCGAAATCCCCGCCATCGTCTCCAACCATGAGGACCTGGCCGGGCTGGCGGAGTTTTACGGCATTCCGTTCCACTACATCCCGGTCACCGCTGACACCAAGGTTCAGGCCGAGGACCAGCTGCGGAAGATCATCGCAGAGGAAGACGTTGAGCTGACCGTCCTGGCCCGCTACATGCAGATCCTGTCCAACGAACTGTGCACCGAGCTCACCGGCAAGGCCATCAACATCCACCACTCGTTCCTGCCGTCCTTCAAAGGTGCGAAGCCGTATCACCAGGCCCATGCCCGCGGCGTGAAGCTGATCGGTGCCACTGCGCACTACGTCACAGCCGCCCTGGACGAGGGGCCCATCATCGAGCAGGAAGTCATCCGCGTGGATCACCGCCGCACGGCAGAACAGTTTGTGCAGATGGGCCGGGATGTGGAAGGACGCACCCTGGCCCAGGCCGTCCAATGGCACGCCGAGCACCGGGTGCTGCTGGACGGAAACCGCACCGTCGTCTTCAACTAG
- a CDS encoding gamma carbonic anhydrase family protein: MAPLYPFAGTSPDVHPSVFVAPSASVIGNATLAEDASAFYGVSVRADTAAITVGAGSNLQDNVVLHADPGFPCSVGDRVSVGHSAVVHGCTVEDDCLIGMSATILNGAVIGAGSLVAAGAVVLEGTVIPPRSLVAGVPAKVRRELTDEEFDGVKRNAAHYRELAQAHRELHAG; encoded by the coding sequence ATGGCTCCTCTATATCCATTCGCCGGCACCAGCCCGGACGTCCACCCTTCCGTTTTCGTCGCCCCCAGCGCATCAGTGATCGGCAACGCCACCCTCGCCGAGGACGCCAGCGCGTTCTACGGCGTCTCGGTGCGCGCGGACACCGCCGCCATCACCGTGGGGGCGGGCAGCAACCTGCAGGACAACGTGGTGCTGCACGCCGACCCGGGATTCCCCTGCAGCGTCGGGGACCGCGTCAGCGTGGGGCACAGCGCCGTCGTGCACGGGTGCACCGTTGAGGACGACTGCCTCATCGGCATGAGCGCAACCATCCTCAACGGTGCGGTGATCGGCGCCGGCTCGCTGGTGGCGGCCGGCGCGGTGGTGCTCGAAGGAACCGTTATCCCGCCGCGCTCCCTGGTGGCCGGGGTCCCGGCCAAAGTCCGGCGTGAGCTCACCGACGAGGAGTTCGACGGCGTGAAGCGCAACGCCGCGCACTACCGCGAACTCGCGCAGGCGCACCGGGAGCTCCATGCCGGCTAG
- a CDS encoding flavin monoamine oxidase family protein, producing MTIATELPAIDPAAAPGPEAAAAAARAADAPITMLNPDFPFSYDHYLAHPDGLGSVPPELYGTEVAVVGAGLSGLVTAYELMKLGLRPVIYEADQIGGRLRTASFPSAPGVVADLGGMRFPVSGKAFYHYVDLLGLQTQEFPNPLAAATSSTVIELAGQKHYASTPSDLPPFFREVADAWKAAVNDGAMFAEMQDAIRARDTARIKEIWNELLPLMDEQTFYGFIAASESFKEAGFAHREAFGQVGFGTGGWDTDFPNSILEILRVVYTDADDQHRLIAGGAQRLPEALWQHTPSGMAHWPEGTSLASLHSGSPRGAVDRISRDANGDLRLRERWGREASYAAVVTTCQSWLLSTRIHTEEALFPAELWTAIERSHYMQSSKTFVMVDRPFWKDTDPDTGRDVLSMTLTDRLNRATYLLDNGPDKPAVILLSYTWNDDALKWLALDADQRVELMLHSLEQIYPGVDIASHIIGQPITVSWEADPNFMGAFKANLPGHYRYQQRLFTHFKQDRLPESQRGIFLAGDDVSFTAGWAEGAVTTGLNAVWGVVNHLGGRSAAGNPGPGELLDALGPISLD from the coding sequence ATGACCATCGCCACCGAACTGCCGGCCATCGATCCCGCTGCGGCCCCGGGCCCGGAAGCCGCCGCCGCAGCGGCGCGGGCAGCTGACGCCCCCATCACCATGCTGAACCCGGACTTCCCCTTCAGCTATGACCACTACCTGGCCCACCCGGACGGCCTCGGCTCCGTCCCGCCCGAGCTGTACGGGACTGAAGTGGCAGTGGTCGGCGCGGGTCTGTCCGGCCTGGTCACGGCATACGAACTGATGAAGCTGGGCCTCCGCCCGGTCATCTACGAAGCGGACCAGATCGGCGGCCGGCTGCGGACCGCCAGCTTCCCGTCGGCCCCCGGGGTGGTGGCTGACCTCGGCGGCATGCGGTTCCCGGTGTCCGGCAAGGCGTTCTACCACTACGTGGACCTGCTGGGCCTGCAGACCCAGGAGTTCCCGAACCCGCTGGCCGCTGCCACCTCCAGTACCGTCATCGAACTGGCCGGACAGAAGCACTACGCAAGCACGCCCTCGGACCTGCCGCCGTTTTTCCGTGAAGTGGCCGACGCCTGGAAGGCCGCAGTGAACGACGGCGCCATGTTCGCTGAAATGCAGGACGCCATCCGGGCCCGGGACACAGCCAGGATCAAGGAGATCTGGAACGAGCTCCTGCCGCTGATGGACGAACAGACGTTCTACGGCTTCATCGCAGCCAGTGAGTCCTTCAAGGAAGCGGGCTTCGCCCACCGCGAGGCGTTCGGACAGGTGGGATTCGGGACCGGCGGCTGGGACACCGACTTCCCCAACTCCATCCTTGAAATCCTGCGCGTCGTATATACGGACGCTGATGACCAGCACCGCCTCATTGCCGGAGGAGCGCAGCGGCTCCCCGAGGCACTGTGGCAGCACACGCCGTCGGGCATGGCCCACTGGCCGGAAGGGACGTCACTGGCGTCCCTGCACTCAGGCTCACCGCGCGGTGCCGTGGACCGGATCAGCCGGGACGCCAACGGCGATCTCCGCCTCCGCGAACGCTGGGGCAGGGAAGCGAGCTACGCCGCGGTCGTCACCACATGCCAGTCCTGGCTGCTGTCCACCCGGATCCACACCGAGGAAGCGTTGTTCCCGGCGGAGCTGTGGACGGCGATTGAACGCTCGCACTACATGCAGTCCTCCAAGACCTTCGTGATGGTGGACCGCCCGTTCTGGAAGGACACCGACCCGGACACCGGCCGCGACGTCCTGTCCATGACACTGACGGACCGGCTGAACCGCGCCACCTACCTGCTGGACAACGGGCCGGACAAGCCCGCGGTGATCCTGCTCTCCTACACCTGGAACGACGACGCCCTGAAATGGCTCGCGCTTGACGCGGACCAGCGGGTGGAGCTCATGCTGCATTCCCTGGAACAGATCTACCCGGGTGTGGACATCGCCAGCCACATCATCGGCCAGCCCATCACGGTCTCCTGGGAGGCGGACCCCAACTTCATGGGCGCCTTTAAGGCAAACCTGCCCGGCCATTACCGGTACCAGCAGCGGCTGTTCACCCACTTCAAGCAGGACAGGCTTCCGGAGTCCCAGCGCGGAATCTTCCTGGCCGGCGACGACGTTTCCTTCACTGCCGGCTGGGCCGAAGGCGCCGTTACCACGGGCCTCAACGCGGTGTGGGGAGTGGTGAACCACCTCGGCGGCCGCTCAGCGGCCGGGAACCCCGGGCCGGGGGAGCTGCTGGACGCGCTGGGACCGATCAGCCTGGACTGA
- the glyA gene encoding serine hydroxymethyltransferase: MTTSPTSVSTSSTVSNLPLTELDPEIAAVLDQELGRQRGTLEMIASENFAPRAVMEAQGSVLTNKYAEGYPGRRYYGGCEYVDIAEQLAIDRVKDLFGAEYANVQPHSGAQANAAALSAMITPGDKILGLSLAHGGHLTHGMKLNFSGKLYQVAAYQVEQDNFRVDMDKLREQAIAEKPQVIIAGWSAYPRHLDFAAFRSIADEVGALLWTDMAHFAGLVAAGLHPSPVPHSDVVTSTVHKTLAGPRSGVILAKQEWAKKLNSNVFPGQQGGPLMHVIAAKAVAFKIAGTAEFKERQERVLEGAKIIADRLNQADVAEAGVSVLTGGTDVHLVLVDLRNSQLDGQQAEDLLHSVGITVNRNAVPFDPRPPMVTSGLRIGTPALATRGFGAEEFTEVAEIIATALKAGSATDVEALQARVDKLAADFPLYPQHEQW, translated from the coding sequence GTGACCACTTCACCGACTTCCGTCAGCACTTCCTCGACCGTCAGTAACCTGCCGCTGACTGAGCTCGACCCCGAGATCGCCGCCGTACTTGACCAGGAGCTTGGCCGCCAGCGCGGCACCCTGGAAATGATCGCTTCCGAAAACTTCGCCCCGCGCGCTGTCATGGAAGCCCAGGGCTCCGTCCTCACCAACAAGTACGCCGAGGGCTACCCGGGCCGCCGCTACTACGGCGGTTGCGAATACGTGGACATCGCCGAGCAGCTGGCGATCGACCGCGTCAAGGACCTGTTTGGCGCCGAATACGCCAACGTCCAGCCGCACTCCGGTGCGCAGGCCAACGCAGCAGCGCTGTCCGCCATGATCACCCCCGGCGACAAGATCCTGGGCCTCTCCCTGGCCCACGGCGGCCACCTGACGCACGGCATGAAGCTCAACTTCTCCGGCAAGCTGTACCAGGTCGCCGCGTACCAGGTGGAGCAGGACAACTTCCGCGTCGACATGGACAAGCTCCGCGAACAGGCAATCGCCGAGAAGCCCCAGGTAATCATCGCCGGCTGGTCCGCCTACCCGCGCCACCTGGACTTCGCAGCCTTCCGCTCCATCGCCGATGAAGTTGGTGCACTCCTCTGGACCGACATGGCGCACTTCGCCGGCCTCGTCGCCGCAGGCCTGCACCCCAGCCCGGTGCCGCACTCAGACGTCGTCACCTCCACCGTGCACAAGACCCTCGCAGGCCCCCGTTCCGGTGTGATCCTGGCCAAGCAGGAATGGGCCAAGAAGCTCAACTCCAACGTCTTCCCAGGCCAGCAGGGCGGACCGCTCATGCACGTCATCGCAGCCAAGGCCGTTGCCTTCAAGATCGCCGGCACCGCTGAATTCAAGGAGCGCCAGGAGCGTGTCCTCGAAGGTGCCAAGATCATCGCCGACCGCCTGAACCAGGCTGACGTCGCCGAGGCCGGGGTTTCCGTGCTCACCGGCGGCACCGACGTGCACCTGGTCCTGGTGGACCTGCGCAACTCGCAGTTGGACGGCCAGCAGGCAGAGGACCTCCTGCACTCGGTGGGAATCACCGTGAACCGCAACGCCGTTCCGTTCGATCCGCGCCCGCCGATGGTCACCTCCGGCCTGCGCATCGGTACTCCCGCCCTGGCCACGCGCGGCTTCGGCGCCGAGGAATTCACCGAGGTTGCGGAGATCATCGCCACCGCCCTGAAGGCCGGCTCCGCCACCGACGTGGAAGCCCTGCAGGCCCGCGTGGACAAGCTCGCCGCCGACTTCCCGCTGTACCCGCAGCACGAGCAGTGGTGA
- a CDS encoding class I SAM-dependent methyltransferase produces MAQAGEDPPALHHSGEERLAAFYNQRAVLHPEHPLTPQRVQQRERFIARLKAEGRHAVLEIGSGPGVDGLKFVQAGIHYTGVDISEEQVRLATAKGLNVSVASTRNLPFADGAFPAVWTMSTLLHIPNRDIDDVVRELVRVASPGAPIAVGLWSGEDEEVLNPEDEIQPPRFFSRRSDAALRRIFGRHGEIEEFVTWPEGAGAESGPGAGQWTQHYQFLVFRTPLA; encoded by the coding sequence GTGGCACAGGCCGGCGAGGACCCCCCAGCGCTGCACCACAGCGGGGAGGAGCGGCTGGCCGCGTTCTACAACCAGCGCGCCGTGCTTCATCCGGAGCATCCGCTGACACCCCAGCGGGTGCAGCAGCGGGAGCGGTTCATTGCGCGGCTGAAGGCCGAAGGCAGGCACGCCGTGCTGGAGATCGGTTCCGGCCCGGGGGTCGACGGGCTGAAGTTTGTCCAGGCCGGCATCCACTACACGGGCGTGGACATCTCCGAAGAGCAGGTCCGCCTCGCCACGGCCAAGGGACTGAATGTCTCGGTCGCCAGCACGCGGAACCTGCCCTTCGCCGACGGCGCCTTCCCCGCGGTGTGGACCATGAGCACCCTGCTGCACATTCCCAACAGGGACATCGACGACGTCGTCCGCGAACTCGTGCGGGTGGCCTCGCCGGGGGCGCCGATCGCCGTCGGGCTCTGGTCCGGGGAGGATGAAGAAGTACTCAACCCCGAGGACGAGATCCAGCCCCCGCGCTTCTTCAGCCGGCGCAGCGACGCGGCGCTCCGGCGGATCTTCGGCCGGCACGGCGAGATCGAGGAATTCGTCACCTGGCCGGAGGGCGCGGGTGCGGAATCCGGGCCCGGTGCCGGCCAGTGGACGCAGCACTACCAGTTCCTGGTATTCCGCACTCCCCTGGCCTGA